A single window of Hymenobacter sp. APR13 DNA harbors:
- a CDS encoding Y-family DNA polymerase: MYGLVDCNNFYVSCERVFQPRLDNRPVVVLSNNDGAVVSRSPEAKQLGITMGAPFFEVRELLQQHQGHALSSNYALYGDMSRRVMARLAAHVPAVEVYSIDEAFLDLHGLTTWCGTLDSRVQSLRRDVLACTGIPTCVGVAPTKTLAKVANRLAKKHPELHGILRLDTASRRERALRALPVADVWGIGYQYAGRLAAHGIHTAWQLSQASEAWARKHLGGVVGWRLVQELLGQPCHGLLPSEDGTLSRKSISCSRSFGQRLATFADLWGAVATYLSRAAEKLRIQGDQAHILTVYLSQDRYDTRVPPPYTRSTTLTLPGGPTSDTLQLLAYARRMLERLYEPGRVYAKAGVVLDGLEPPGRGQQLSLFAPASSPAANSLSDVRAQQLMHTLDALNRQFGRGTVRPAATVTPAGQPAPWQGNARYRSPAFTTRLEDLMVVS, translated from the coding sequence ATGTACGGCCTCGTCGACTGCAACAATTTCTATGTCAGCTGCGAGCGGGTTTTTCAGCCCCGGCTCGATAATCGCCCCGTGGTGGTGCTCAGCAACAACGACGGCGCGGTGGTGAGCCGCTCCCCCGAGGCCAAGCAGCTGGGCATTACCATGGGCGCCCCGTTCTTCGAAGTGCGCGAGCTGCTGCAGCAGCACCAGGGCCACGCCCTGAGCTCCAACTACGCCCTCTACGGCGACATGAGCCGCCGCGTCATGGCCCGGCTGGCGGCCCACGTCCCCGCGGTGGAAGTGTACAGCATCGACGAGGCATTCCTCGACCTGCACGGCCTCACCACTTGGTGCGGCACGCTCGACTCCCGCGTCCAGTCCCTGCGCCGCGACGTGCTGGCCTGCACCGGCATCCCCACCTGCGTAGGCGTGGCCCCCACCAAAACGCTGGCCAAGGTGGCCAACCGTCTGGCCAAGAAGCACCCCGAGCTGCACGGTATCCTGCGCCTCGATACCGCCAGCCGCCGCGAGCGGGCCCTGCGCGCCCTGCCCGTGGCCGACGTCTGGGGCATCGGCTACCAGTACGCCGGCCGGCTTGCCGCCCATGGCATCCACACGGCCTGGCAGCTAAGTCAGGCGTCCGAGGCCTGGGCCCGCAAGCATCTCGGGGGAGTGGTGGGCTGGCGGCTGGTGCAGGAGCTGCTGGGCCAGCCCTGCCACGGCCTGCTGCCCTCCGAAGACGGCACCCTGTCCCGGAAAAGCATCAGCTGTTCCCGCTCCTTCGGCCAGCGCCTGGCCACCTTCGCCGATCTGTGGGGCGCCGTCGCCACCTACCTGAGCCGCGCCGCCGAAAAGCTGCGCATCCAGGGCGACCAGGCCCACATCCTCACCGTCTACCTCAGCCAGGACCGCTACGATACCCGCGTACCGCCGCCCTACACCCGCTCCACCACGCTCACCCTGCCCGGCGGCCCCACCTCCGACACGCTCCAGCTGCTGGCCTACGCCCGCCGGATGCTGGAGCGACTTTACGAGCCCGGCCGCGTCTACGCCAAGGCCGGCGTAGTGCTCGACGGCCTCGAGCCGCCCGGCCGCGGTCAACAGCTGAGCCTGTTCGCCCCCGCTTCGTCACCAGCTGCCAACTCCCTGTCCGACGTGCGCGCCCAACAGCTCATGCACACCCTCGACGCCCTCAACCGCCAGTTCGGCCGCGGCACCGTGCGCCCCGCCGCCACGGTCACCCCGGCCGGCCAGCCCGCCCCCTGGCAGGGCAACGCCCGATACCGCAGCCCGGCTTTCACCACCCGGCTGGAGGATTTGATGGTGGTTTCGTAA
- a CDS encoding WG repeat-containing protein → MALPIQAQLLPRPVSYAQRVTAASIPFQRGGLTGLMTPQGQVLLAPRYPNPIKRYFRAPYLWYTTQAGPLPVVLLSEQGQELGHFKTFTPLPNGLVAATGRRTITLFDSVGHVVRVTPYASIEAWHHDLAVVKLPDSVLTSKPPSGTRYAQRDDVYYLPGLLGLMNGNGQKVLTPTFTEVGAFWQGYAPVATAGRRQGVINRRGQTSWLSPAHTDTLSLAYLGGFWLGRTRGRQQVGAVDVHDRVVVPFGKYQEITRRQSDPYIAVMQRARVGTAPNAKWVARWGLLDTTFREITPPLYESLTQHGRWTVVEMPPLGPDQIPQRGALYQGQLVIPARHPQVYTTGDGRYALALEVGRDPVTQQATSQYVCYGPQGRTGMAVVSLQAPAYLGHDIFSYQSSYETRPQLILANGQKPFNEEITGVSSAYGGRYYQVRTATKAGLLDTTGRWAVPLNAAYDEVLPHQPDSLFYVRKNKLEGLITATGEVVVPIEYSRIYDGPGRTFLGTKPDGQLVLGRQGRVRTILPDYRAQGKLVYKLEVPAPGLALLHWRTQPATAPLPPTPLTTNARGLLLVNEQGQQLLPAGVTQVGPASNGVVWVFNGTAYAVLDYQGKLLTPFKYTDVQPFFRGITTATTQGKVVWLDCFGKEYVE, encoded by the coding sequence TTGGCCCTGCCCATCCAGGCCCAACTGCTGCCCCGGCCGGTCAGCTACGCGCAGCGCGTCACGGCGGCTTCCATTCCGTTTCAGCGCGGCGGGCTCACGGGCCTGATGACGCCGCAGGGCCAGGTGCTCCTAGCGCCGCGCTATCCCAACCCCATCAAGCGCTACTTCCGCGCGCCCTACCTCTGGTACACCACCCAGGCGGGCCCGCTACCCGTAGTCCTGCTAAGCGAGCAAGGCCAGGAGCTGGGGCATTTCAAGACCTTCACGCCGCTGCCCAACGGACTGGTGGCTGCTACCGGCCGGCGCACCATTACCCTCTTCGACTCCGTCGGCCACGTGGTGCGCGTTACGCCGTATGCGTCCATCGAAGCGTGGCACCACGACCTGGCGGTGGTGAAGCTGCCCGATTCGGTGCTGACCAGCAAGCCCCCGAGCGGAACGCGGTACGCCCAACGGGATGACGTCTATTATCTGCCGGGTCTGCTGGGCCTCATGAATGGTAACGGTCAGAAAGTGCTTACGCCCACCTTTACCGAGGTTGGGGCGTTCTGGCAGGGCTACGCGCCGGTGGCCACTGCCGGCCGGCGCCAGGGCGTCATCAACCGCCGGGGGCAGACAAGCTGGCTCAGCCCGGCCCACACCGATACCCTTTCTCTGGCCTATTTAGGAGGATTCTGGCTGGGCCGTACCAGGGGCCGGCAGCAGGTGGGAGCCGTGGACGTGCACGACCGGGTGGTGGTGCCTTTCGGCAAGTACCAGGAGATTACACGCCGCCAATCGGACCCCTACATTGCCGTGATGCAGCGCGCCCGGGTGGGCACGGCGCCCAATGCGAAATGGGTGGCGCGCTGGGGCCTGCTTGATACCACATTCCGGGAAATCACGCCGCCGCTCTACGAAAGCCTCACGCAGCACGGCCGCTGGACGGTGGTAGAGATGCCTCCGCTGGGGCCCGACCAGATACCGCAGCGCGGCGCGCTCTACCAGGGCCAGCTGGTGATACCGGCCCGCCATCCGCAGGTGTACACCACCGGTGACGGGCGCTATGCTTTGGCGCTGGAAGTCGGCCGCGACCCGGTAACCCAGCAAGCTACGTCCCAGTACGTGTGCTACGGGCCGCAGGGGCGCACCGGCATGGCTGTTGTTTCCCTGCAGGCCCCGGCATACCTCGGCCATGATATCTTCTCTTACCAGAGCTCCTACGAGACGCGGCCCCAGCTGATACTGGCCAACGGCCAGAAGCCCTTCAACGAAGAGATTACGGGGGTTTCAAGCGCGTACGGCGGGCGCTACTACCAGGTGCGCACGGCCACCAAAGCGGGGCTGCTGGATACGACCGGCCGCTGGGCCGTGCCCCTTAACGCGGCGTATGACGAGGTGCTGCCTCACCAGCCCGATTCGCTGTTCTACGTTAGGAAAAACAAGCTGGAAGGCCTGATAACGGCTACGGGCGAGGTGGTGGTGCCGATCGAGTACAGCCGTATTTACGATGGTCCGGGCCGCACCTTCCTTGGCACGAAGCCTGACGGCCAGCTGGTGCTGGGTCGCCAGGGCCGCGTGCGAACCATCCTACCCGACTACAGGGCCCAGGGAAAGTTAGTGTACAAGCTGGAAGTGCCGGCCCCGGGCCTGGCGCTGCTGCATTGGCGGACCCAACCGGCAACTGCGCCGCTGCCGCCAACCCCATTGACCACCAACGCCCGGGGGCTGCTGCTCGTGAACGAGCAAGGCCAGCAGCTGCTGCCCGCTGGCGTAACCCAGGTGGGGCCCGCCAGCAACGGGGTGGTCTGGGTGTTCAACGGCACTGCTTACGCGGTTCTGGATTATCAGGGCAAGCTGCTCACGCCGTTCAAGTACACCGACGTGCAGCCCTTTTTCCGGGGCATTACCACTGCCACCACTCAGGGGAAAGTGGTCTGGCTTGACTGCTTCGGCAAGGAGTACGTGGAATAG
- a CDS encoding TonB family protein, whose product MKYGICSACSAPVVSLAFLLLPLPGLVPPAAAQQMEEIVGDKVYTYVEQMPTMPGENNTQSIMAAIQERAVYPEQARRQNLQGRVFVSYVVGADGQIKDLKLVKGIGGGCDEAALAAVSQLPRMTPGKQNGRAVSVRMTAAVSFPAAAGAPNTGAQQPGTHSGYNRSNADAPTTLDGAPVYAYVEQMPTLAPPYEKARVPAAILKNMVAPAEVRSGKYEGTVQVAFSVDARGTVRDPKMVQGLCGPCDEAVLAAARQLKFVPGRQNGQPVSVFMRVPLEVVSPEHVYPANMSGMRARYGGPSLYDYLKRNMKVPAVVATEKLQGRLRVEFVVRPDGKLDAVELKNHLCASCDAEALRLVRNFPAWKPARSSADQPIATRQHVDIPMPLPDPSTPFAEPANLDSYATEMPTLLDGSNAFADAIQQAVRMPDAVQRESISGRVYAEYIIDANGLIRQPRITRGLCVSCDQAVLEAITRIGPCTPAQQNGQPVALKMRVEVPFPPAATPAPAKAK is encoded by the coding sequence ATGAAATACGGTATCTGCTCTGCCTGTTCGGCCCCGGTGGTTTCGCTTGCTTTCCTGCTGCTGCCGCTGCCCGGCCTGGTGCCGCCTGCGGCGGCCCAGCAAATGGAAGAGATAGTCGGCGACAAGGTCTACACCTACGTGGAGCAGATGCCCACCATGCCCGGCGAAAACAACACCCAGAGCATCATGGCGGCCATTCAGGAGCGGGCGGTGTACCCGGAGCAGGCGCGCCGCCAAAACCTCCAGGGCCGCGTGTTCGTCTCGTATGTGGTCGGCGCTGATGGCCAGATCAAGGACCTCAAGCTCGTCAAAGGCATCGGTGGAGGCTGCGACGAAGCCGCCCTGGCTGCCGTGAGCCAGCTGCCGCGGATGACGCCCGGCAAACAGAACGGCCGCGCCGTGTCGGTGAGAATGACCGCCGCCGTGAGCTTCCCGGCCGCGGCCGGCGCCCCGAACACCGGCGCCCAGCAACCCGGCACCCATTCGGGCTACAACCGGAGCAACGCCGACGCCCCCACTACTCTCGACGGGGCCCCGGTGTACGCCTACGTGGAGCAGATGCCCACCCTGGCCCCACCCTACGAGAAGGCCAGAGTGCCCGCCGCCATCCTGAAAAACATGGTAGCGCCAGCTGAAGTGCGCAGCGGCAAGTATGAAGGCACCGTGCAGGTCGCGTTTTCCGTGGACGCCCGAGGCACCGTGCGCGACCCCAAAATGGTGCAGGGGCTGTGCGGGCCCTGCGACGAGGCCGTGCTGGCCGCCGCGCGCCAACTGAAGTTTGTGCCCGGCCGGCAAAACGGCCAGCCGGTGTCAGTGTTCATGCGCGTGCCACTGGAGGTAGTGTCGCCTGAGCACGTGTACCCGGCCAACATGTCGGGGATGCGGGCCCGGTACGGGGGCCCGTCGCTCTACGACTACCTGAAGCGCAACATGAAGGTACCCGCCGTGGTTGCGACCGAGAAGCTGCAGGGCCGCCTGCGCGTGGAGTTTGTGGTGCGGCCCGATGGGAAGTTGGATGCCGTGGAGCTGAAAAACCACCTCTGCGCCAGTTGCGACGCCGAGGCCCTGCGCCTGGTGCGCAACTTTCCGGCCTGGAAGCCCGCCCGCAGCAGCGCCGACCAGCCCATCGCCACCCGGCAGCACGTCGACATCCCCATGCCGCTGCCCGACCCCAGCACGCCATTTGCGGAGCCGGCCAACCTGGACAGCTACGCCACGGAAATGCCCACGCTGCTTGACGGCAGCAACGCCTTTGCCGACGCCATCCAGCAGGCCGTACGTATGCCCGACGCCGTGCAGCGCGAAAGCATCAGCGGCCGGGTCTACGCCGAGTACATCATTGACGCCAACGGGTTGATACGCCAGCCGCGCATCACGCGGGGCCTGTGCGTGAGCTGCGACCAGGCCGTGCTCGAGGCCATCACCCGGATTGGCCCCTGCACCCCGGCCCAGCAGAACGGGCAGCCCGTGGCCCTGAAGATGCGCGTGGAAGTGCCCTTCCCGCCCGCGGCTACCCCGGCTCCGGCCAAAGCGAAGTAG
- a CDS encoding M15 family metallopeptidase, which translates to MPVANLTLPRRPPTLSSKQATVQAARLGQAVLHLAAAYSQALNRWLGDPVLRLAGRPIITECYRSPERQNELYAQGRTRPGLIVTYKRGSESKHNLSPTPALDVAFLLADGSVSWSGLLLSKFARLMKAADARVVWGGDWAGFKDRPHFEVLLPAGPAGKGGDGRG; encoded by the coding sequence ATGCCTGTCGCCAACCTCACGTTGCCCCGTCGGCCGCCGACGCTGAGTTCGAAACAAGCCACCGTGCAGGCCGCCCGGCTGGGTCAGGCCGTGCTGCATCTGGCGGCGGCTTACTCGCAGGCGCTGAATCGGTGGCTGGGTGACCCGGTGCTGCGGCTGGCGGGGCGGCCCATCATTACGGAATGCTACCGGAGTCCGGAGCGGCAGAACGAGCTGTACGCGCAGGGGCGTACGCGGCCGGGGCTTATCGTGACCTATAAGCGCGGGAGCGAGTCGAAGCACAACCTCTCTCCTACTCCGGCGCTGGACGTGGCGTTTCTGCTGGCCGACGGGTCGGTGTCGTGGTCGGGGCTGCTGCTCTCCAAGTTTGCGCGGCTGATGAAGGCGGCCGACGCGCGGGTGGTGTGGGGCGGCGACTGGGCCGGCTTCAAGGACCGGCCGCACTTCGAGGTGCTGCTGCCGGCGGGGCCGGCTGGGAAAGGAGGTGATGGACGTGGATAG
- a CDS encoding SLOG family protein, translating into MRKIQKTVGVVGSRALAQCPALLARLDALHGAGELAGVVSGGAAGVDELAARWAMRNGVPLTEYRPDYAAHGRAAPLVRNGQLVAAADLVLVCWDGKSRGTLDAARRAARLGKVLEWLVALAPGTAPVAGGLGL; encoded by the coding sequence ATGAGAAAGATTCAAAAAACCGTGGGCGTGGTGGGCAGCCGCGCCCTGGCGCAGTGCCCTGCCTTGCTGGCCCGCCTGGATGCGCTGCACGGAGCCGGCGAGCTGGCCGGGGTGGTGAGCGGCGGGGCGGCCGGCGTGGATGAGCTGGCGGCCCGCTGGGCGATGCGCAACGGGGTGCCGCTGACCGAGTACCGGCCGGACTACGCCGCCCACGGCCGGGCCGCGCCGCTGGTGCGCAACGGGCAGCTGGTAGCGGCGGCCGACCTGGTGCTGGTGTGCTGGGACGGCAAGAGCCGGGGCACGCTGGACGCCGCCCGCCGGGCGGCCCGGCTGGGCAAGGTGCTGGAGTGGCTGGTGGCGCTCGCGCCGGGCACTGCACCGGTAGCCGGCGGGCTGGGGCTATGA